From one Peredibacter starrii genomic stretch:
- a CDS encoding HdeD family acid-resistance protein has translation MNSISFNDSFRKWWAFEVLGVLFILMSLFVMGHPITSYAGLVLYFALMFIVSGVLRIVSSMGNRDVLKNWGWYAGGGVLDILIGGLLLMRMDIAAIALSMYVGFFILFGSIAAIFRGSELRDSGFKGWGWPLFSGILGVIFSFMILTNLIFGAATIVLWTAMGFFMMGLFYIYLGIHLHRIHKGVQHMGREQLNA, from the coding sequence ATGAACTCAATTAGCTTTAATGACTCTTTTCGAAAATGGTGGGCCTTTGAAGTCTTAGGAGTGCTTTTTATTCTAATGAGTCTTTTTGTTATGGGGCATCCTATTACTAGCTATGCTGGCCTAGTGCTTTATTTTGCATTGATGTTTATTGTTTCTGGTGTGCTCAGAATTGTGTCCTCTATGGGAAATAGAGATGTTCTTAAAAATTGGGGTTGGTACGCAGGTGGTGGAGTGCTGGATATTCTCATTGGAGGATTACTTCTCATGCGGATGGATATTGCGGCGATTGCTCTATCTATGTATGTAGGGTTCTTTATCTTGTTTGGAAGTATCGCTGCTATTTTTAGAGGAAGTGAACTGCGAGATTCAGGTTTTAAAGGATGGGGCTGGCCTTTGTTCTCAGGAATTTTAGGAGTGATCTTTTCGTTTATGATTCTCACGAATCTGATATTCGGGGCCGCGACCATTGTTCTGTGGACGGCGATGGGATTTTTTATGATGGGTCTATTTTATATTTATCTTGGAATTCATCTCCATCGCATTCATAAAGGTGTTCAGCATATGGGACGTGAACAACTTAATGCTTAA
- a CDS encoding SDR family NAD(P)-dependent oxidoreductase, with protein sequence MRKTTLLIGNTDGIGAEMTCELLGQGHQVIGISRSPSKISHPNYSHIQLDVAALNFRTNLSECLQSISKLDLCIYLAGIGQELNLSDLRSETKVFEVNLMGAVIATELVLEKMQTQNSGHFIGISSLGDMLISPESPSYTASKIGLSRYWEGLGLALKKKKSPLKITNVRFGFVDTKMAKAPVRPLQISRKEAVMFLQDVIERPRIRASKPKLMIPLVGMVGLAAKLKVMFE encoded by the coding sequence ATGAGAAAAACAACTCTTCTAATTGGTAATACAGATGGGATCGGTGCCGAAATGACTTGTGAGTTGTTGGGCCAGGGTCATCAGGTCATTGGGATTTCCCGGAGTCCATCCAAGATTTCTCATCCTAATTACTCTCATATTCAACTGGATGTTGCGGCATTAAATTTCCGAACTAACTTAAGTGAATGCCTTCAATCAATTTCGAAGTTGGATCTTTGCATCTATCTCGCTGGAATTGGTCAGGAGCTTAATCTTTCTGATTTAAGATCTGAGACCAAAGTATTCGAAGTAAATCTCATGGGTGCAGTCATTGCAACCGAACTCGTTTTAGAAAAAATGCAGACTCAAAACTCCGGACATTTTATCGGGATCAGTTCATTAGGTGACATGCTCATTTCTCCAGAATCTCCCAGCTATACCGCTTCTAAGATCGGACTCTCCCGGTATTGGGAAGGGCTTGGTCTAGCACTTAAAAAGAAAAAATCGCCCCTTAAAATAACCAATGTCCGATTTGGTTTCGTAGATACGAAGATGGCAAAAGCTCCGGTAAGGCCTCTGCAAATCTCACGCAAAGAGGCAGTGATGTTTCTTCAGGATGTGATTGAGCGTCCGAGGATTCGTGCCTCAAAACCCAAACTCATGATTCCACTGGTTGGCATGGTAGGATTGGCAGCAAAATTAAAGGTAATGTTTGAATGA
- a CDS encoding beta-N-acetylglucosaminidase domain-containing protein, translating into MRNIGVVEGFFGPAWPEDKRLSYAEFMGRYGGSFYIYAPKQDPHLRKAWREVWDESYLQKLQNMKDHFKKFGIQFGVGFSPFGLGTTLSEEDKKHLESKLSILNKLGIDLLGLFFDDMPTNDHLAETQIEALKIIQKSFHQRIVFCPSYYTPDPILEKVFGKMPERYLEKIADGIPLDVSVAWTGPKVISPVIDREHLIEVTSLLKRKPFIWENLFANDGPKNCKFLKLKPFSGRSAEAFAETEAFGFNMMNQPELSKITYLASKFVLEGQEADAAFERSVRKLCSNEFSNFVLEHRLEFLEKGIDVLSEEIKQDYVKKLSAMKDPGALEIKEWLQGKYIVGSECLTD; encoded by the coding sequence ATGAGGAATATTGGGGTAGTTGAAGGCTTTTTTGGACCAGCGTGGCCGGAAGACAAAAGACTTTCATATGCTGAGTTTATGGGGCGCTATGGGGGCAGTTTTTATATCTATGCACCTAAGCAGGATCCTCATTTACGTAAGGCCTGGCGAGAAGTTTGGGACGAGTCCTACCTCCAAAAACTTCAAAATATGAAAGACCATTTCAAAAAGTTTGGTATTCAATTTGGGGTTGGTTTTAGCCCTTTTGGATTGGGCACAACACTTTCTGAAGAAGACAAGAAGCATCTAGAATCGAAGCTTTCAATTCTCAATAAATTAGGAATTGATCTCCTTGGTTTATTTTTTGATGATATGCCAACGAATGATCATCTGGCAGAAACTCAAATTGAGGCCTTAAAAATTATTCAAAAATCATTTCATCAAAGAATTGTTTTTTGTCCAAGTTACTACACACCTGATCCAATTCTCGAAAAAGTGTTTGGAAAGATGCCGGAGCGATATTTAGAAAAGATCGCCGATGGAATTCCACTCGATGTTTCTGTGGCATGGACTGGTCCTAAAGTGATCTCACCAGTGATTGATCGCGAACATTTAATTGAAGTGACTTCGCTCCTTAAGCGCAAACCATTTATCTGGGAAAATCTTTTTGCCAATGATGGACCTAAGAACTGCAAATTTCTGAAGCTTAAACCTTTCTCGGGAAGAAGTGCAGAGGCCTTTGCGGAGACGGAGGCCTTTGGCTTCAATATGATGAATCAGCCTGAGCTATCTAAAATTACCTATCTTGCTTCAAAGTTTGTTCTAGAAGGACAAGAAGCTGATGCGGCCTTTGAGAGATCAGTGCGAAAGCTTTGTTCAAATGAATTTTCAAATTTTGTTTTAGAACATCGACTGGAATTCTTAGAGAAGGGGATCGATGTCCTTTCGGAAGAGATTAAGCAAGATTACGTTAAAAAATTATCAGCGATGAAAGACCCCGGAGCTCTTGAAATTAAAGAATGGCTCCAGGGTAAATATATTGTTGGTAGTGAATGTTTAACTGATTAA
- a CDS encoding GAF domain-containing sensor histidine kinase, with product MSAIKPAYLTYAPDYETVFYNSELLRLNLSDELDSGDLDRAFNIITESVAHTLNSDRASIWLYDSDGKFIICKNQYNRDENQHSSGQKLETALYPGYFRLLRSERVVATFDALNDPATKEFKQDYTIPNKVKSLLDVPIRLNGKSIGVVCVEFTKAMRESTEAEKSFAVSISNITAKSIMASERIQALEDLASINYLLERSVESKTKELEEQKQITFHASKMAALGELAGCIAHEINNPLTVILGKAFIINSIARDNKIQDDMFQTSVDSIIQTSERISKIMRGLKFFSRESNQDEMAPAKVSDIIEETLLMCRARFKMHDFEIKVINPNPQIEVKCQSVSISQAILNLLNNSFDAIHDKYTRWIRLEVETTSDFVDIKIIDSGKGIPCDLKEKIFNRFFTTKPVGKGTGLGLPIVSSIMERHNGRILIDADCSNTCFVLRLPRE from the coding sequence ATGAGTGCTATTAAACCTGCCTATCTGACCTACGCCCCAGATTACGAAACTGTGTTCTATAACAGTGAGCTATTGAGGCTGAACCTTTCAGATGAACTCGACTCAGGTGATCTCGATCGTGCCTTTAATATTATCACGGAATCGGTAGCACACACCTTGAATTCAGATCGTGCCAGCATCTGGCTTTACGATTCTGATGGTAAATTCATTATTTGTAAAAATCAGTATAACCGCGATGAGAATCAGCATAGCAGCGGTCAAAAACTTGAGACCGCCCTTTACCCGGGCTATTTTCGACTTCTTCGAAGTGAAAGAGTTGTGGCGACATTTGATGCTCTAAATGATCCCGCCACCAAAGAATTTAAGCAAGACTACACTATCCCTAACAAAGTTAAGTCCCTCCTGGATGTCCCCATCAGATTAAACGGAAAAAGTATTGGTGTCGTGTGCGTAGAGTTCACAAAAGCAATGCGTGAGTCTACTGAGGCCGAAAAAAGTTTTGCGGTATCTATTTCAAACATTACGGCAAAAAGCATTATGGCAAGTGAACGCATTCAAGCCCTCGAAGACCTGGCCTCAATTAACTATCTTCTAGAACGATCAGTTGAAAGTAAGACCAAGGAACTGGAAGAGCAAAAACAAATCACCTTTCATGCTTCTAAAATGGCGGCCCTTGGTGAGCTGGCAGGTTGTATCGCTCACGAAATTAATAATCCTCTGACTGTTATTCTAGGAAAGGCCTTTATCATCAACTCCATAGCCAGAGATAATAAGATTCAAGATGATATGTTTCAGACTTCGGTGGACTCCATCATACAAACATCTGAACGCATCAGTAAAATCATGCGTGGACTGAAATTTTTTTCCCGCGAATCAAATCAGGACGAGATGGCCCCCGCGAAAGTCTCGGACATTATCGAAGAGACTCTATTAATGTGTCGGGCACGTTTTAAGATGCACGACTTTGAAATTAAAGTCATCAATCCAAATCCGCAGATCGAAGTTAAGTGCCAGAGCGTGAGTATTTCTCAGGCCATACTCAATCTTCTCAATAACTCTTTTGATGCCATCCATGACAAGTATACTCGTTGGATCAGGCTCGAGGTCGAAACCACATCTGATTTTGTCGACATTAAAATCATCGATTCAGGTAAGGGCATCCCTTGCGATCTAAAAGAGAAGATCTTTAATCGCTTCTTTACTACTAAACCTGTCGGTAAAGGAACTGGTCTGGGTCTCCCCATCGTCTCCAGCATAATGGAGAGACATAACGGACGGATTTTGATCGATGCTGATTGCTCGAATACCTGCTTTGTCTTGAGACTTCCACGCGAATGA
- a CDS encoding GlsB/YeaQ/YmgE family stress response membrane protein — MIWTLLVGLVVGALAKFLMPGKDPGGIIITMLLGVAGALLAGFVGSQLGWYREGDAAGFVASVVGAVILLAIYRAFIGRRRQIPSH, encoded by the coding sequence ATGATTTGGACTTTATTGGTAGGACTTGTTGTAGGCGCCCTCGCAAAATTTCTTATGCCAGGTAAAGACCCGGGCGGCATTATCATTACAATGCTCCTAGGTGTTGCTGGCGCGCTTCTCGCAGGTTTTGTAGGTAGCCAACTTGGCTGGTATAGAGAAGGCGACGCGGCGGGATTTGTAGCGTCTGTGGTAGGGGCCGTTATCCTCCTGGCCATCTATCGCGCTTTCATTGGAAGAAGACGACAAATTCCTTCACATTAA
- a CDS encoding RrF2 family transcriptional regulator: protein MILGNQVEWALHCMSVLSRMPDDVIVPAALLAEFHGVPKEYLSKALQQLANEGILITSRGAKGGYKLGRSPKMINLLQIVEAIEGRKSTFNCQEIRLNNPCGVKEKKSRLPICSIAAVMYEADDAWREVLVSKKLSDINRDVESKVSKEVLKQSIEWFLERI from the coding sequence ATGATTTTAGGAAATCAAGTCGAATGGGCCCTTCATTGCATGTCTGTCTTGTCGCGCATGCCTGACGATGTCATTGTTCCAGCTGCTCTATTGGCCGAGTTTCATGGAGTGCCTAAGGAATATCTATCCAAGGCACTTCAGCAATTAGCGAACGAAGGAATTTTAATTACGAGTAGGGGGGCCAAGGGTGGATACAAATTGGGCCGTTCCCCGAAGATGATTAATCTACTTCAAATCGTTGAAGCAATTGAAGGACGTAAAAGCACTTTCAACTGTCAGGAAATTCGTCTGAATAATCCTTGCGGTGTGAAGGAGAAAAAAAGTCGGCTTCCGATTTGTTCCATTGCCGCTGTAATGTATGAAGCGGATGATGCCTGGAGAGAGGTCCTTGTTAGTAAAAAGCTTTCGGATATTAATCGCGATGTTGAGTCCAAAGTATCCAAGGAAGTTTTGAAGCAATCTATAGAGTGGTTTTTAGAGAGGATATAA
- a CDS encoding carboxymuconolactone decarboxylase family protein: MKNRMNYYPQFGDAFAKLADLGKLVKESSLGKQLVHLIDLRVSQINGCTFCIDMHVKEAKIDGEKELRLHHLAGWQESPLFTDKEKAAFLWAETLTLVSQNHVPDEIYAKVKEHFSDKELVELTMAVTTINTWNRFAIAFRSVPGSLDKMYGLEKAGL, translated from the coding sequence ATGAAAAATCGTATGAATTACTATCCTCAGTTTGGAGATGCTTTCGCAAAACTTGCCGACCTAGGTAAGTTGGTTAAAGAAAGTTCTCTTGGAAAGCAACTCGTTCATCTCATTGATCTCAGAGTTTCTCAAATTAATGGCTGCACTTTCTGTATTGATATGCATGTCAAAGAGGCGAAGATCGATGGTGAAAAAGAACTCCGTTTGCATCATCTGGCTGGCTGGCAAGAATCACCACTTTTTACGGATAAAGAAAAAGCGGCCTTTCTTTGGGCAGAGACTCTGACCCTTGTTAGTCAGAATCATGTACCGGATGAAATCTATGCAAAAGTAAAAGAGCATTTTTCAGATAAAGAATTGGTTGAATTAACAATGGCAGTGACCACGATTAATACCTGGAATCGCTTTGCCATTGCTTTCAGATCGGTACCAGGCTCGCTTGATAAAATGTACGGTTTAGAGAAAGCGGGTCTATGA
- the map gene encoding type I methionyl aminopeptidase produces the protein MTIKTQLELEMLKKAGSVVSNTLQLMLRSIEEGMTTLELDLIAQKNFAKYGAQSAPKLTYNFPGHTCISLNEEVAHGIPGEKIIRKGDLINIDVSCELNGYFADTGASLQFGEEDPKLAELMLTTKKALKESIKKCRPGKRLNLIGQTIETTARRGGFTVIENIGSHGVGSSLHEAPEFIAGYYDPQDRRLMHEGQVFTIEPFISTGAHMVEEQADKWTLSTSPKYRTVQYEHTIVVTKNSPIIVTGNPFI, from the coding sequence ATGACGATCAAAACTCAATTAGAACTAGAAATGTTAAAGAAGGCCGGCAGTGTTGTTTCAAACACATTGCAGTTAATGCTTCGATCAATCGAAGAAGGCATGACCACTCTCGAATTGGATTTAATCGCTCAGAAAAATTTTGCAAAGTATGGCGCGCAGTCTGCACCAAAGCTGACATACAATTTTCCTGGTCACACTTGCATTTCCTTGAATGAAGAAGTGGCCCATGGCATTCCAGGAGAAAAAATTATTCGCAAAGGCGATCTCATTAATATTGATGTATCTTGTGAGTTGAACGGTTACTTTGCTGACACTGGGGCCTCTCTTCAATTTGGGGAAGAAGATCCGAAACTCGCTGAGCTGATGCTCACAACCAAGAAAGCACTTAAAGAATCCATCAAAAAATGTCGTCCCGGGAAAAGACTAAATCTTATCGGACAAACTATTGAGACCACCGCTCGTCGCGGCGGATTCACCGTCATAGAAAATATTGGATCCCATGGAGTAGGTAGCTCTCTTCATGAGGCACCTGAATTTATTGCTGGTTACTACGATCCGCAAGACCGCCGGTTAATGCATGAAGGACAGGTCTTTACCATAGAGCCCTTCATATCAACTGGCGCTCATATGGTTGAAGAACAAGCGGATAAGTGGACGCTCTCTACTTCACCTAAATACCGAACTGTTCAGTATGAGCATACGATTGTCGTAACTAAAAATAGTCCCATCATTGTTACAGGTAATCCCTTTATCTAA
- a CDS encoding lipocalin family protein produces the protein MKLLMVLLFSLLTNAAFAKSLPTVDYVDVPRYIGKWYAISALPQFFTRNCKSQTAEYDVINSQTISVLNTCLKEKGKETIKGQAVVSNAATNAELIVTFDSFFTRLFRVKGDYNIIKLDKDYQYVMVGSANRKSLWIMSRQPTMPEATYQEYVEYAKTLNFPVDHLVISRF, from the coding sequence ATGAAACTTTTAATGGTCTTATTGTTTTCCTTATTAACAAACGCTGCTTTTGCTAAATCGCTCCCTACTGTTGATTACGTTGATGTTCCTCGCTACATCGGCAAATGGTACGCCATCTCCGCCCTCCCACAATTCTTCACAAGAAACTGTAAGTCACAAACTGCTGAGTATGATGTTATTAATTCACAAACCATTAGCGTGTTGAACACATGCTTAAAGGAAAAAGGAAAAGAGACGATTAAGGGCCAGGCAGTTGTTAGCAATGCTGCAACCAATGCGGAGTTGATTGTTACTTTCGATTCTTTCTTCACTCGTCTTTTTAGAGTTAAAGGTGATTACAACATCATCAAACTCGACAAAGACTATCAATATGTCATGGTAGGTTCAGCAAATCGTAAGTCTCTTTGGATCATGTCGAGACAACCAACTATGCCTGAGGCCACTTACCAGGAATACGTTGAATATGCGAAGACACTTAATTTCCCAGTTGATCACCTCGTAATTTCTCGTTTCTAA
- a CDS encoding DMT family transporter produces the protein MAWVLLIIAGLLEVGWAIGLKYTEGFTKLVPTVLTIFAIIASMGLLGKAAQTLPIGTAYGVWVGIGAVGAAILGIVLFKEPVTPLRLVFMVMMIVSIIGMKATSGH, from the coding sequence ATGGCATGGGTATTACTAATTATCGCTGGTCTACTGGAAGTGGGTTGGGCAATCGGCCTTAAATACACTGAAGGTTTCACAAAGCTCGTTCCTACCGTTCTCACCATCTTCGCCATTATTGCTAGCATGGGTCTGCTTGGAAAAGCGGCGCAAACACTTCCGATTGGAACAGCCTATGGCGTTTGGGTGGGAATTGGTGCGGTCGGAGCTGCCATCTTGGGTATCGTTCTTTTTAAAGAACCAGTCACTCCTCTTAGATTGGTTTTCATGGTTATGATGATTGTTTCTATCATCGGCATGAAGGCAACTTCAGGCCACTAA
- a CDS encoding response regulator, protein MKKILLLDDNKELCTLMTAMFRELGDHDISCFNSYAEMVALKSHQINFDVAFLDVNLGVNVPSGIDAFDWLINSGYKGRIIFFTGHARSYPLLKKSMEYPNVRLLEKPADIEKIQAQLDD, encoded by the coding sequence ATGAAAAAAATTCTTCTCCTCGATGATAATAAAGAGCTTTGTACTCTCATGACTGCCATGTTCAGAGAACTTGGTGATCACGACATTAGCTGTTTTAATTCATACGCAGAGATGGTTGCTCTTAAGTCTCATCAAATCAATTTCGACGTGGCCTTTTTGGACGTGAACCTTGGCGTGAATGTACCTTCTGGCATTGATGCCTTTGACTGGCTTATTAACAGTGGTTACAAAGGTCGAATCATTTTCTTCACAGGTCATGCTCGATCTTATCCCCTGCTGAAAAAATCGATGGAGTATCCAAACGTACGTTTGCTTGAAAAGCCCGCTGACATTGAAAAGATCCAGGCCCAACTAGACGATTAG
- a CDS encoding trehalase family glycosidase, protein MKGSTYLYLLLLLSNSVSSKTIELDAQKSLNRLLKEFDRDGDKKITVQDKVPTYRSFELSPQLKVSGVYHLSNLLQELKLQTEDGAVPDKVETERIFENPVDRISRLIKDFYWEGLTRRIDKEHLKKVMPDSKIHQPKMNILYVPESDEIAKNYYQQDKELILKFVPKNYDLDFLKGLRNEHGLLSLKLQRVGERIEGVPYVVPGGRFNEMYGWDSYFHVLGLLQDEKVELAKALVDNFVYEITHYGKILNANRSYYLSRSQPPFLTSMILAVYPKLPKTSESKTWLKESVLAAIREYSEVWMKGGHITEMGLNRYYGEAPQIPPEVEPGHFKDVLAPYAKKYKLTQSEFQRALDTGKINEPGLKEYFIHDQAVRESGHDTTYRWTREGKDECSNYVTVDLNSLLYKTELDLSRLLDSEFNGRLENFKSDYFLKQAASRKVLIKKYLWEEGIGFSDYNWKKKERSHYQSATNLYPLWAGLVNKEEIDFMLRHVLPQLEVAGGVAATSLESIKNVGGKLQERQWDYPYGWAPHQIIIWQGLKQNGLHEVADRLIYKWLYMITKNAMDYNGTIPEKYDVVKRSHKVFAEYGNVGTKFSYISREGFGWMNASYQLGLELLSKEKRKELRELVPPKN, encoded by the coding sequence ATGAAGGGTTCAACCTACCTCTATTTACTTCTCCTCCTGTCTAACTCTGTAAGTTCTAAGACCATTGAGCTAGATGCCCAAAAAAGCCTAAACCGCCTACTAAAAGAGTTCGACCGGGACGGGGATAAAAAGATCACTGTCCAAGATAAGGTGCCCACGTATCGGTCTTTTGAGCTCTCACCGCAGTTAAAAGTGAGTGGTGTTTATCATCTGTCTAATCTTCTGCAAGAACTGAAGCTCCAGACCGAAGACGGAGCTGTTCCGGATAAAGTTGAAACTGAAAGAATATTTGAAAATCCAGTCGATCGTATTTCACGTCTCATCAAAGATTTTTATTGGGAGGGCCTTACTCGCAGAATTGATAAAGAGCATTTAAAAAAAGTCATGCCGGATTCTAAAATTCATCAGCCTAAGATGAATATTTTGTATGTTCCGGAGAGTGATGAAATAGCAAAAAATTATTATCAGCAGGACAAAGAACTCATCCTCAAATTTGTCCCTAAAAACTATGATCTTGATTTTTTGAAGGGTCTTCGAAACGAACACGGACTTTTATCACTTAAACTTCAAAGGGTAGGCGAGCGGATTGAAGGCGTTCCCTATGTTGTTCCAGGTGGCCGCTTTAATGAGATGTATGGGTGGGACAGTTACTTCCATGTGCTGGGTTTACTCCAAGACGAGAAAGTAGAACTGGCCAAAGCGCTGGTGGATAATTTTGTCTATGAGATCACTCATTACGGTAAGATTCTTAATGCCAATCGATCCTACTATTTGTCCCGTTCACAACCACCTTTTTTGACGTCGATGATTCTGGCGGTTTATCCCAAGCTTCCCAAGACGAGTGAGAGCAAAACGTGGCTCAAAGAGTCTGTCTTAGCGGCCATTCGTGAGTATTCGGAAGTTTGGATGAAGGGAGGACATATTACTGAGATGGGCCTTAATAGATACTACGGCGAGGCACCTCAAATTCCACCAGAAGTTGAACCTGGTCATTTTAAGGATGTCTTAGCTCCTTATGCTAAAAAATATAAGCTCACTCAAAGCGAGTTTCAAAGGGCCCTTGATACAGGAAAAATAAATGAACCTGGATTGAAGGAATATTTTATTCACGATCAAGCGGTGAGAGAGTCTGGACATGATACGACCTATCGCTGGACCAGAGAGGGGAAAGATGAGTGTTCAAACTATGTGACAGTTGATTTGAATTCACTCCTCTATAAAACCGAGTTGGATCTTTCCCGTCTGCTTGATTCGGAATTCAATGGTCGTCTGGAAAACTTCAAAAGCGATTATTTCTTAAAACAAGCTGCCTCTCGAAAAGTATTGATTAAAAAGTACCTTTGGGAAGAGGGAATAGGCTTTTCTGATTATAACTGGAAAAAGAAAGAACGATCCCATTATCAAAGTGCGACCAACTTATATCCCTTATGGGCCGGTCTGGTTAATAAAGAAGAAATAGATTTCATGCTTAGGCATGTTCTCCCTCAACTGGAAGTTGCCGGAGGCGTCGCTGCCACCTCACTTGAATCAATTAAAAACGTGGGAGGTAAGCTCCAGGAGAGACAATGGGACTATCCCTATGGCTGGGCCCCACACCAGATCATTATCTGGCAAGGACTCAAACAGAATGGTCTTCATGAGGTCGCTGATCGTCTGATTTATAAATGGCTCTATATGATTACTAAAAATGCCATGGACTATAATGGTACCATTCCCGAAAAATATGATGTGGTGAAACGCTCTCATAAAGTGTTCGCCGAATACGGAAACGTCGGTACGAAGTTCAGCTATATCAGCCGAGAAGGTTTTGGTTGGATGAATGCTTCCTATCAATTGGGTCTGGAATTACTTTCTAAGGAGAAGAGAAAAGAACTAAGAGAGCTGGTCCCACCGAAAAACTAA
- a CDS encoding PAS domain-containing protein produces MKKPTPVSKEVPFEADELFFSTTDLRGIIQYGNDVFIRISGYPSETILSAPHNIIRHPDMPKCVFKLFWDTLKQDKPIGAYVKNMAADGRYYWVFAFAFPVQNGYLSIRFKPTSKVFDRVQEIYHRVLQHEKETSMEDADPLLMDLVRKEGFRDYEDFMVQAAILELSSRDKALKSSNQATSNDHVVQDISDVTAKTAASFDQNFAKISAYQKSNEVFINSVNMLEDEFNKLKFLSINMKILAGNFGDEAVTLGVISEEFSKLAAKIEEQLTTFSSFVKELQDVIKHCSLHLAALKTQMIMVDFFVKESINKLSTSENAFAGMLQNREVFTSLFNHSIKTLGQELSLLQNRLNAITAQIKEIQKFISGLEVIKQIGAIESARTDEVKKSFDYYLTEMDSFTSLLSRTISTLNEQRDVLSKNTNEIYQSSERVSGNIERLFEMALLKG; encoded by the coding sequence ATGAAAAAACCAACACCAGTTAGTAAAGAAGTCCCTTTCGAAGCCGATGAACTTTTCTTCTCCACCACGGATTTAAGAGGGATCATTCAATACGGTAACGATGTTTTTATCCGTATTAGTGGCTATCCTAGTGAGACCATCCTAAGTGCTCCACACAACATCATTCGTCATCCAGATATGCCGAAGTGTGTATTCAAACTTTTCTGGGACACTTTAAAACAAGATAAACCAATTGGTGCTTACGTAAAAAACATGGCGGCCGATGGACGTTACTACTGGGTATTTGCTTTCGCTTTCCCCGTTCAGAATGGTTATCTTTCCATTCGATTTAAACCAACTTCAAAAGTTTTTGATCGTGTTCAAGAGATCTATCATCGTGTCCTTCAACACGAGAAAGAAACTTCGATGGAAGATGCAGACCCGCTGCTAATGGATCTTGTTCGCAAAGAAGGCTTTCGTGACTATGAAGACTTCATGGTTCAAGCGGCCATTCTCGAACTAAGCTCGAGAGATAAAGCGCTTAAATCATCAAATCAAGCGACTTCTAATGATCATGTGGTGCAAGACATTTCCGATGTTACAGCAAAAACTGCAGCTAGTTTTGATCAGAACTTTGCCAAAATTAGCGCTTATCAAAAAAGTAATGAAGTCTTTATCAATAGCGTGAATATGCTTGAGGACGAATTCAATAAGCTTAAATTCCTTTCAATCAATATGAAGATCCTGGCAGGAAATTTTGGCGATGAGGCAGTGACTCTGGGAGTGATCTCAGAAGAGTTCTCAAAACTCGCTGCCAAGATTGAAGAACAACTTACTACGTTCTCAAGCTTCGTAAAAGAACTGCAAGATGTTATTAAGCACTGCTCACTTCATTTGGCAGCACTTAAGACCCAGATGATCATGGTGGATTTTTTTGTAAAAGAATCGATCAATAAATTATCTACTTCAGAAAATGCCTTTGCAGGAATGCTGCAAAATCGCGAGGTCTTTACCTCACTATTCAATCACTCCATTAAGACCTTAGGCCAGGAACTATCTCTCCTTCAGAATCGCCTTAATGCCATCACGGCGCAGATTAAGGAAATTCAGAAGTTTATTAGTGGTCTGGAAGTGATTAAGCAAATTGGCGCCATTGAATCGGCCCGTACTGACGAAGTGAAAAAGTCTTTCGATTATTATCTTACTGAAATGGATAGTTTTACTTCTCTCTTATCGCGCACCATCTCAACTTTAAACGAGCAACGTGATGTTCTTTCGAAGAACACAAACGAGATCTATCAATCTTCAGAGAGAGTATCAGGTAATATTGAAAGGCTTTTTGAAATGGCGCTACTAAAAGGTTAG